The following coding sequences lie in one Mycobacterium gordonae genomic window:
- a CDS encoding 8-oxoguanine DNA glycosylase OGG fold protein, with the protein MSPERFAVPPTLPVLVEHYAEASPSPVRFRTPTWEAALDDVQGKPTALLRDPKITTESANERYRTLGDRVVTSNAIADICSGIDLAEDESVIAAFVLVMAWGSGTTNSRSLRNTRSALDNMKGAVAVLRESATALRGINEIDSAELAVAHRSFVLAGVREPFFTKWFSFAGVKPKRRWQPLILDSRVRNTLHKTLDVWLNDIARERNDPWRYVAYLEALHTWADKLGHPTTASRLEWILFQHNGKPI; encoded by the coding sequence ATGAGTCCAGAGCGCTTTGCAGTTCCTCCCACATTGCCGGTCTTGGTCGAGCATTACGCGGAGGCGAGCCCAAGCCCGGTCCGATTCCGCACCCCGACATGGGAAGCGGCGCTCGACGACGTGCAGGGCAAGCCAACAGCTCTGTTGCGTGACCCGAAAATCACGACGGAATCGGCCAACGAGCGGTATCGCACGCTCGGTGATCGCGTCGTGACCTCCAATGCCATTGCCGATATCTGCTCGGGAATAGATCTCGCCGAGGACGAATCAGTGATTGCCGCCTTCGTGCTAGTCATGGCGTGGGGGTCGGGGACGACCAATAGTAGGTCACTCCGTAACACGCGCTCGGCCCTCGACAATATGAAGGGTGCTGTAGCGGTGTTGCGTGAGTCAGCCACGGCGCTCCGAGGCATCAATGAGATCGACAGCGCGGAGTTGGCAGTTGCCCATCGCAGCTTCGTGCTTGCCGGCGTGCGAGAGCCATTCTTTACGAAGTGGTTTTCGTTCGCGGGCGTCAAGCCGAAACGGCGCTGGCAGCCCTTAATTCTCGACAGCCGCGTACGGAACACCCTCCATAAAACGCTTGACGTGTGGCTGAACGACATCGCCCGCGAACGTAACGATCCCTGGCGCTATGTTGCTTACCTCGAAGCCCTGCATACCTGGGCTGATAAGCTCGGACACCCTACGACGGCATCACGACTTGAGTGGATTCTATTCCAGCACAACGGCAAGCCCATCTAG
- a CDS encoding M24 family metallopeptidase — translation MSPVARDSGVRVGVMALEDSCRVDFAALRAERRAKVFSGMESAGIDALILGGAGNVHYVCGARLLGRAGVLPFAPVCGVVRSTGRVHLLSTWDEGVPPEIEREDLYPLSWNPVNLMASVAAIPGLRESRRIGTDGLTATSGAMIALLASGAEVVDGGAVLEGCRRVKTDAEITCLEVAAAISESALSALAAALRPGISERELLGVYSEHVARLGAPVPPSESVCFVTSGAGALRHVASDRVVGDGELVVLAPGALYAGYEAGLARTVVAGSSGSGSLGERCAAGMDALVGACRAGAVGADLYQAWEGVGLGPASVVLAHGLGLGAEPPVIGLGRGRDAVLEEGMVLSVQSWVVEEGVGGCLQRETVVIGAGGPVVLTRYRRS, via the coding sequence ATGAGCCCAGTGGCGCGTGATTCCGGTGTGCGCGTTGGGGTCATGGCTTTGGAGGACTCGTGTCGGGTTGACTTCGCTGCGTTGCGGGCTGAGCGCCGGGCGAAGGTGTTCTCCGGCATGGAATCTGCCGGCATTGACGCTTTGATTCTTGGCGGCGCCGGCAATGTGCACTACGTGTGTGGGGCGCGGTTGTTGGGCCGCGCCGGGGTTTTGCCGTTCGCGCCGGTGTGTGGGGTGGTGCGGTCGACCGGGCGGGTGCACCTGCTGTCGACGTGGGATGAGGGAGTGCCGCCGGAGATCGAGCGGGAGGATCTGTATCCGCTGAGCTGGAACCCGGTGAATCTGATGGCGTCGGTGGCGGCGATTCCGGGGTTGCGTGAGTCGCGAAGGATCGGGACCGATGGGTTGACTGCTACGTCCGGGGCGATGATCGCATTGTTGGCCTCCGGGGCGGAGGTGGTGGACGGTGGTGCCGTGCTTGAGGGGTGCCGGCGGGTGAAGACGGACGCGGAGATCACGTGTCTCGAAGTGGCGGCGGCGATTTCGGAATCGGCGTTGAGTGCTCTGGCTGCGGCATTGCGACCTGGGATTTCGGAGCGGGAGTTGCTCGGGGTGTACTCCGAGCATGTGGCGCGATTGGGGGCGCCGGTGCCGCCGTCGGAGAGTGTGTGCTTTGTTACCTCTGGGGCGGGGGCGCTTCGGCATGTGGCGTCGGATCGGGTGGTGGGGGACGGGGAGTTGGTGGTGTTGGCGCCGGGGGCGCTGTATGCGGGGTATGAGGCGGGGTTGGCGCGGACGGTGGTGGCTGGCTCGAGTGGCTCGGGATCGTTGGGGGAGCGTTGCGCTGCTGGGATGGACGCGTTGGTGGGGGCTTGCCGTGCAGGCGCGGTCGGCGCCGATCTCTACCAGGCGTGGGAAGGCGTTGGCTTAGGCCCGGCTTCGGTGGTGCTCGCCCACGGATTGGGGTTGGGGGCTGAGCCGCCGGTGATCGGGTTGGGGCGTGGGCGTGATGCGGTGTTGGAGGAGGGGATGGTCTTGAGCGTGCAGTCGTGGGTCGTTGAGGAAGGCGTCGGCGGGTGTCTTCAGCGTGAGACGGTGGTGATTGGCGCCGGTGGCCCTGTGGTTCTGACGCGGTATAGGCGATCGTAA
- a CDS encoding VOC family protein produces MSSQPVVFNHVGLCVRDRVASRRFYEGILGFQFWWELDAPEEGTAALLQLSGPVGLHATYLVRDGLVLELLDYSGREVSAGDGRVMDQAGLTHISFSVSDLRSVLARVGEFGGTVVEGTVSEGAAMVRDPDGQLLELLSDGWLSVLPKLTK; encoded by the coding sequence ATGAGTTCGCAGCCGGTCGTTTTCAACCATGTCGGGTTGTGCGTGCGGGATCGCGTGGCGTCGCGACGGTTTTACGAAGGGATACTGGGGTTTCAGTTCTGGTGGGAGTTGGATGCTCCGGAGGAGGGGACGGCTGCGCTCTTGCAGCTTTCGGGGCCGGTGGGGTTGCATGCGACGTACCTGGTGCGAGATGGGTTGGTGCTGGAGTTACTCGATTACTCAGGGCGTGAAGTCTCGGCTGGCGACGGGCGGGTGATGGATCAGGCTGGGCTGACGCACATTTCGTTTTCTGTGTCGGATCTTCGTTCGGTGTTGGCGCGGGTAGGGGAGTTTGGGGGGACTGTTGTGGAGGGGACGGTTTCGGAGGGGGCGGCGATGGTGCGGGATCCGGATGGGCAGTTGTTGGAATTGCTTTCGGATGGCTGGCTAAGCGTCTTGCCGAAGCTGACGAAGTAG
- a CDS encoding DUF4011 domain-containing protein, whose translation MSETNYHSVVGEALSMLIDGLTPFIADVSAKAFPPSVSWTELLRRKDAAAGRQMGMYRSGDLSLMLRALTERLGEYGFPFTRNLPRTVQNYASELRDVRNRWAHTEPFTTAEAYRAIDSVELLLRAIGAASAAGDAARLKSTVVPLQPGEPDPDAHSPTADRSEPSPTAAADPPVVPTARFAPSSAVPPPTTSSSGARIEIHAISELSYPMAHCRIPVIDHITIDGIAEELRGAVLHVDVVSASGSHGGPRELHVDVAATKPTILRDINLALAPASMLTVEDQRPGIIRAILRDSNGQLVAEASKDVNILAANQWKATPLQLGLEMLAAHVQPNASAVTALLPDVSDRLNAATGRSAIDGYQSENPDRVDAIAQAVYDAMRARDIRYAEPPASWGLDGQKIRTPAEVLEGRLGTCLDTAITMAAALEQTGVNTTLWVLKGHALLGYWRIDAALPTISTTEVIDVANLVDLGHLRLIETTMLTGGDQSAPFADAVHAPRTAHLGDDLSNILGITDIRQARISRIHPLPSRAISPDGNVIVTEYNPAPEPVVAPYQRSDSATVNQSPKDSVPPRVAKWKNALLDLSLRNRLIHYTERAGYRLEVPGPALSQFEDAVNDGVRITLLASDAVKEIDVARGIRYGRDLPERERQLLLTDKRSVYVDITDAAYKTRLRSIAYKAKTITEETGSNNLYLTFGMLNWRLDDRELRSPLVLVPVTISTANRGERYTLVLDEAGISTPNYCLIEKLRVTFGLEIPELSNPTQDASGIDLAATLDAVRHAIAKVGLHFRVEDTVHLAILQFAKFPLWKDLDDSWKTLANNSLVSHLINSPFQPFTDPVNNTGDVHLDQLGDEVPVPADSSQLQAIAEAAAGKTFVLEGPPGTGKSQTITNLLAHAMAAGRRVLFVAEKRAALDVVKKRLEAVGLGDLSLDLHDKSSRPAAVRAQIRAALDLQVSADTDSLRTQTEAAESSRNALARYARRLHEANAAGLSLYSARTAELAADQDVPPIDVPRDLVAGGSPEALKAVEGVLRNLPQATDLAQPRIDHPWRFVDSLPGPRSSVAEIHRCAVEFDTALADAVANGLTIESLARCDGTADFKKWEKLCAAPRYPLAALDTLREGAWTAELESLGNNLLWLTDNPPVWRTTFSADAVNLDIPAIHQAAVAADESGFFGRKKRRRAVLEQLSPVLIVDLKSVDLKTLTPMIASINDSFTAVTDLRTRVARLPASIIDQQWNPLVPEHAGLIRQELAWLRWTTATLANQTNDAHVEDLRSFYANQPLGACAAQLARIAPAWAALTIATGAAPEKQKEWAQPDNFISRWWASRAARHLNDTASIENWMDLLRLVDPLTNSGMGGLRTAILNGEIDSDDASLAFQRGLAAVSVAERQDATALGSFNAAAHDKMIERYTKSLRSIRDELPRAIPASLLQKRRFDANASSGQIGNLRRQLDRRRGGLSVRGLVEHFGDVITQIMPCTLMSPDSVARFFPPKPDLFDIVVFDEASQIRVADAIGAMGRSRSVVVVGDSKQMPPTSFAEVNANIDDDENSDQESFLDEESILTECVHAQVPQQWLSWHYRSQDEALIAFSNQHYYNRRLASFPAPRREGLFAGRQGISLIRVNGTFERAGKGKTLRTNRVEADAIVADVMTRFRNSPDAVPSLGVITFNAQQRDLIDNLLRDSTDERIARALDEPDGLFVKNLENVQGDERDTILFSVAFSANDKGVVPLNFGPLSKPGGERRLNVAITRARREVVLYASFDPEDLRAEETSQTGTKHLKAYLEMAARGVEADSGRRVPVFDRHRDDIAEALRAEGLVVTTDLGLSDFRVDLVLADPAAPDRQLVAVLLDGQGWNARRTVADRDALPVAVLREMMRWPAVERVWLPDWLRRREHIVADLKKAVDQAKERVLAGDTVPEQAEPALRAAHLRQPPPPQRAVPVNRSSAPQRHPMIQVYREWKPGRLGDVSVLDDLSNHYAKGRVRDAIVSAMNAEAPIHPQRLAKMVAAAFDLNRVNETRQRSIQQLVPADYRRRTGEGFYWPAGVEPENWRIVRRPPEGTSRQLDHVSLIEIGNAMVVVAEQTGGIVADELKREALNLFGSKRITQVVGTRLGHALTTALKRGVLRENGSGLIVCDSPQ comes from the coding sequence GCCCGATCCCGACGCGCACTCCCCTACTGCTGATCGGTCTGAACCGTCGCCGACCGCGGCGGCTGATCCACCCGTCGTGCCGACCGCCCGTTTCGCCCCCTCGTCGGCGGTGCCTCCGCCCACTACGTCCTCCTCTGGCGCACGCATCGAGATTCACGCCATCTCCGAGTTGAGCTACCCGATGGCACACTGCCGGATACCTGTGATCGACCACATCACCATCGACGGCATCGCCGAAGAGTTGCGCGGGGCAGTGCTGCATGTTGACGTCGTGAGCGCCTCAGGCTCGCACGGCGGCCCGCGCGAACTGCATGTCGACGTCGCAGCCACGAAGCCGACGATCCTGCGCGATATAAATCTAGCGCTGGCCCCAGCGTCCATGCTGACGGTGGAGGATCAACGACCAGGCATCATCCGAGCGATCCTGCGCGATTCCAACGGCCAGCTAGTCGCCGAGGCATCGAAGGACGTCAACATCCTGGCCGCCAACCAGTGGAAAGCCACCCCCTTGCAGCTGGGGTTGGAGATGCTGGCAGCACATGTCCAGCCAAACGCGTCAGCGGTTACCGCACTCCTGCCCGACGTCTCCGACCGACTCAATGCCGCAACCGGCAGGTCCGCAATCGACGGCTACCAAAGCGAAAATCCCGACCGGGTTGACGCTATCGCGCAGGCTGTCTACGACGCCATGCGCGCGCGGGACATCCGATATGCCGAACCCCCGGCAAGTTGGGGGCTCGACGGTCAGAAGATCCGCACCCCGGCCGAAGTCCTAGAAGGTCGGCTAGGCACCTGCCTGGACACCGCAATCACCATGGCCGCCGCGCTCGAGCAGACGGGCGTCAATACCACGCTGTGGGTGCTCAAAGGTCATGCCCTGCTGGGGTATTGGCGCATCGATGCGGCGCTGCCGACGATCTCCACGACCGAGGTCATCGACGTCGCCAACCTTGTCGACCTAGGCCACCTCCGGCTCATCGAGACGACGATGCTGACCGGGGGCGACCAGTCCGCTCCGTTTGCCGATGCCGTCCACGCGCCCAGAACCGCGCACCTTGGTGACGACTTGTCGAACATTCTCGGCATCACCGATATTCGACAAGCACGCATCTCTCGGATCCACCCACTGCCAAGCCGCGCGATCAGCCCCGATGGCAACGTCATCGTCACCGAATACAACCCGGCCCCGGAACCGGTAGTCGCCCCATACCAACGTTCCGACTCGGCCACAGTCAACCAATCACCAAAGGACTCGGTCCCACCTCGCGTCGCCAAATGGAAGAACGCCCTGCTCGATCTGAGCTTGCGCAACAGACTCATTCACTACACCGAACGCGCGGGATACCGCTTGGAGGTGCCGGGACCTGCACTCAGCCAGTTCGAAGACGCAGTCAACGACGGAGTGCGTATCACGCTGCTGGCATCCGACGCGGTGAAGGAAATCGATGTCGCACGCGGAATCCGTTACGGACGAGACCTTCCCGAGCGGGAACGCCAACTGCTTCTAACCGACAAGCGCAGCGTCTACGTCGACATCACCGATGCCGCCTATAAGACACGGCTGCGATCGATTGCATATAAAGCGAAGACCATTACCGAGGAGACCGGATCCAACAACCTTTATCTCACCTTCGGGATGCTTAACTGGCGACTCGATGACCGTGAACTGCGCTCGCCATTGGTTCTGGTGCCAGTCACGATCAGCACTGCCAACCGCGGTGAGCGCTACACTCTCGTTCTTGACGAGGCCGGCATCTCAACCCCGAACTACTGCCTCATCGAGAAACTCCGCGTCACTTTCGGTTTGGAGATTCCCGAGCTCAGCAATCCGACTCAAGATGCGTCCGGCATCGACCTGGCCGCCACCCTCGACGCCGTGAGGCATGCAATAGCGAAAGTCGGACTACATTTCCGGGTCGAGGACACGGTGCACCTGGCGATCTTGCAGTTCGCCAAGTTTCCCCTGTGGAAGGATCTCGACGACTCGTGGAAAACGTTGGCGAACAACAGCTTGGTCAGCCATCTGATCAACTCGCCTTTCCAGCCTTTCACTGATCCGGTCAACAACACGGGCGACGTCCACCTTGACCAACTCGGCGACGAAGTGCCGGTGCCGGCCGACTCGTCGCAGCTGCAGGCGATAGCCGAAGCCGCGGCCGGAAAGACATTCGTCTTGGAAGGGCCCCCAGGCACCGGGAAGTCCCAGACGATCACCAATCTGCTCGCGCACGCGATGGCAGCCGGGCGTCGGGTGCTGTTCGTCGCCGAGAAACGTGCCGCCTTGGACGTCGTCAAGAAGCGTCTTGAGGCAGTTGGTTTGGGTGATCTTTCCTTGGACCTGCATGACAAGTCGTCGCGCCCCGCGGCCGTCCGCGCACAGATCCGTGCCGCACTGGACCTTCAGGTGAGCGCCGACACCGATTCACTGCGCACCCAAACCGAGGCTGCTGAATCCAGCCGCAATGCCCTCGCCCGGTACGCCCGCCGCCTGCACGAGGCAAACGCTGCCGGCTTGTCGCTGTATTCCGCGCGCACCGCCGAACTTGCCGCCGACCAGGACGTTCCTCCGATCGATGTGCCGCGAGACCTGGTAGCGGGCGGCTCGCCGGAGGCTTTGAAAGCCGTCGAGGGGGTCTTGCGCAACCTGCCTCAAGCCACCGACTTGGCGCAGCCGCGAATCGATCACCCGTGGCGCTTCGTCGACTCCCTGCCGGGCCCGCGATCCAGCGTCGCGGAAATCCACCGCTGCGCAGTCGAATTCGACACCGCTCTGGCCGACGCCGTCGCGAACGGGCTCACCATCGAAAGCCTGGCACGGTGCGACGGAACTGCGGACTTCAAGAAGTGGGAGAAATTGTGTGCAGCTCCTCGTTACCCTTTAGCTGCCCTCGACACACTTCGCGAGGGAGCTTGGACCGCGGAGTTGGAATCCCTCGGCAACAACCTGCTGTGGCTGACCGACAACCCTCCTGTGTGGCGCACAACGTTTTCTGCCGACGCGGTCAACCTCGACATACCAGCGATCCACCAAGCAGCAGTGGCGGCCGACGAGTCAGGATTCTTCGGGCGTAAGAAGCGCCGGCGCGCCGTGCTGGAACAGCTTTCTCCGGTATTGATCGTCGATCTGAAATCTGTTGACCTCAAAACGCTTACGCCGATGATCGCCAGCATCAATGACTCGTTCACAGCGGTAACCGATCTGCGCACCCGGGTGGCGCGGCTGCCGGCGAGCATCATCGACCAACAGTGGAACCCCCTTGTCCCGGAGCACGCAGGCCTGATCCGGCAGGAACTCGCATGGCTGCGCTGGACGACCGCAACCTTGGCCAACCAAACCAACGATGCACACGTCGAAGACCTGCGGTCCTTCTACGCCAACCAGCCGCTGGGAGCCTGCGCCGCCCAGCTCGCCCGGATCGCGCCCGCCTGGGCCGCGCTGACGATAGCCACCGGGGCCGCGCCTGAGAAGCAAAAGGAATGGGCGCAGCCGGATAACTTCATCAGCCGTTGGTGGGCGTCACGCGCGGCACGTCACCTCAACGACACCGCGTCGATCGAAAACTGGATGGACCTTTTGCGCCTCGTCGATCCACTCACCAATTCCGGGATGGGTGGGCTACGCACTGCCATCCTCAACGGTGAGATCGACTCCGACGACGCCAGTTTGGCGTTCCAGCGTGGGCTGGCCGCGGTCTCCGTCGCTGAGCGTCAAGACGCCACCGCACTCGGCAGTTTCAATGCCGCGGCTCACGACAAGATGATCGAGCGGTACACGAAGAGTTTGCGCTCCATCCGCGACGAGCTGCCGCGTGCCATACCGGCGTCGCTGCTGCAAAAACGGCGGTTCGACGCCAACGCTTCCAGCGGTCAGATCGGCAATTTGCGGCGCCAACTCGACCGCCGGCGCGGCGGCTTGAGCGTGCGTGGTCTAGTCGAGCACTTCGGGGATGTGATCACCCAGATCATGCCGTGCACACTCATGAGTCCTGACTCCGTCGCGCGTTTCTTCCCGCCGAAGCCTGACCTTTTCGACATCGTGGTCTTCGACGAGGCGTCCCAGATACGAGTCGCTGACGCCATCGGCGCAATGGGCCGCAGCCGTTCGGTGGTCGTCGTCGGAGACAGCAAGCAGATGCCGCCAACAAGCTTTGCAGAGGTCAACGCCAACATCGACGACGACGAGAACTCCGATCAGGAGTCTTTCCTCGACGAGGAATCCATCCTCACCGAATGCGTGCACGCGCAGGTACCGCAGCAGTGGCTGTCGTGGCACTACCGAAGCCAGGACGAAGCCCTGATCGCCTTCAGCAACCAGCACTACTACAACCGCCGACTCGCTTCCTTCCCCGCTCCGCGTCGTGAGGGTCTATTTGCTGGTAGACAAGGAATCTCGCTGATCCGTGTCAACGGCACCTTCGAGCGCGCGGGGAAGGGCAAGACGCTGCGCACCAACCGCGTCGAGGCCGACGCGATAGTCGCCGACGTCATGACGCGGTTCCGGAATTCACCCGATGCTGTGCCATCCCTCGGCGTGATCACCTTCAACGCACAGCAACGCGATCTCATTGACAACCTGCTGCGCGACAGCACAGACGAACGCATCGCCCGCGCACTCGATGAGCCCGACGGTCTGTTCGTCAAGAACCTCGAGAACGTTCAGGGCGACGAACGCGACACCATCCTGTTCTCTGTCGCCTTCAGCGCCAACGACAAAGGCGTGGTGCCGCTGAACTTCGGGCCATTATCGAAGCCTGGTGGAGAGCGCCGACTCAATGTCGCGATCACGCGAGCACGGCGTGAAGTGGTGCTCTACGCGAGCTTCGATCCCGAAGACCTACGGGCAGAGGAAACCAGCCAGACCGGAACCAAGCATCTAAAGGCATACCTGGAGATGGCCGCGCGCGGTGTTGAAGCCGACAGTGGACGTCGTGTACCCGTGTTCGACCGGCATCGCGACGACATCGCCGAGGCGCTGCGCGCCGAAGGGTTGGTGGTGACGACCGACCTCGGCCTCTCCGACTTCAGGGTGGACCTCGTGCTCGCCGACCCAGCAGCACCCGATCGGCAACTCGTCGCCGTGCTGCTCGACGGCCAGGGTTGGAATGCTCGACGCACGGTGGCTGACCGCGATGCCTTGCCCGTGGCTGTGCTGCGAGAGATGATGCGCTGGCCGGCGGTGGAACGGGTGTGGTTGCCTGACTGGTTGAGACGGCGGGAGCACATCGTCGCGGATCTGAAGAAGGCGGTGGATCAGGCCAAGGAGCGAGTGCTTGCCGGAGACACGGTGCCGGAGCAGGCAGAGCCCGCGTTGCGTGCCGCCCACCTGCGGCAACCTCCTCCCCCTCAACGGGCGGTCCCTGTCAACAGAAGCTCTGCGCCGCAACGGCATCCGATGATTCAGGTCTATCGCGAGTGGAAGCCAGGTCGACTCGGCGATGTCAGTGTCCTCGACGATCTGTCCAATCACTACGCCAAGGGGCGTGTCCGCGACGCAATTGTGAGCGCCATGAACGCGGAAGCGCCGATACACCCACAGCGGCTCGCCAAGATGGTCGCCGCTGCGTTCGATCTGAACAGGGTCAACGAGACTCGACAACGATCGATCCAACAACTTGTTCCCGCTGACTATCGGCGTCGAACGGGTGAGGGCTTCTATTGGCCTGCCGGTGTAGAGCCGGAGAATTGGCGGATCGTGCGGCGACCGCCGGAAGGTACCAGCCGACAGCTGGACCACGTCAGCCTGATCGAGATCGGTAACGCGATGGTTGTCGTGGCTGAGCAGACGGGCGGTATCGTCGCGGACGAGCTGAAGCGCGAGGCACTGAATCTGTTTGGGAGTAAGCGGATTACGCAGGTAGTCGGGACACGGCTCGGGCACGCGTTGACAACGGCGCTTAAGCGAGGGGTGTTGCGGGAGAACGGTTCTGGGTTGATCGTGTGCGATTCGCCACAATAA
- a CDS encoding ATP-binding domain-containing protein — translation MSGPYGSTWAATVVQQVARLQSTYPQGTVAVITNMPAAIIPLLRSDPARPTVNVLTRNDARGLAFDAVVVVEPTDLPHLDRRRRGPLYTALTRPNHELVIVHTKDRPHKLQPEKPLGVRRTITEPKRAASEKAATKASKPRGRKARRRSAKSAHKRR, via the coding sequence TTGTCGGGACCGTACGGGAGCACTTGGGCCGCAACGGTCGTTCAACAGGTCGCGCGACTGCAATCGACGTACCCGCAAGGCACGGTCGCCGTCATAACCAACATGCCAGCTGCCATCATCCCGCTGCTGCGCAGCGATCCAGCACGGCCCACGGTTAATGTGCTCACAAGAAACGACGCGCGTGGCCTAGCGTTCGACGCGGTCGTCGTGGTTGAACCCACTGACCTTCCCCACCTCGACCGCCGCCGCCGCGGGCCGCTTTACACCGCGTTGACCAGGCCAAACCATGAGCTGGTCATCGTGCATACGAAAGATCGGCCGCATAAGCTGCAGCCCGAGAAACCCCTCGGCGTTCGCCGAACGATAACCGAGCCGAAGCGCGCGGCCTCCGAGAAGGCCGCAACGAAAGCTTCGAAACCAAGAGGCCGCAAGGCTCGCCGCCGATCGGCCAAATCGGCGCACAAGCGCCGGTGA
- a CDS encoding M24 family metallopeptidase, protein MHYYAIGRCGAIEDWAGGATIGGRVIPALPDLARMRRERFDRLQAGLASGGLDGLVLLGSSAVSYATGALTPSMDGDTAALFRAVAVVVAGESAPHLFTMFADGAPSDVVVHGPLFPDLDDGVFASELASLFGAGARLGIDHLSHAMFRGLRGYEWVDASGVLGSARVLKTVDEVACIRHAQWLNELAMEDALAVLRPGVRQVDLSAAFLRRVFELGASAGGIDPIWQVMAPYRSAGPWTVHGDLAYPTVTSDRFLRYGDVIWVDAGIMYEGYASDYGRTWVVGSALNGMQLSQFRRWRGVVDACLDVLRPGVSGLELCKVAVAANDGARPWIEHFYLAHGVGTDSAEMPLIGTDLGEDFDSRLVVEPGMVMVFEPVIWDEGSAGYRAEDIVAVTDNGWVKLSCSDYAPYGVVA, encoded by the coding sequence TTGCATTATTACGCCATAGGGAGGTGCGGGGCCATCGAGGACTGGGCTGGCGGGGCGACCATCGGCGGGCGGGTGATCCCGGCGCTGCCAGATCTGGCCCGCATGCGGCGGGAGCGTTTCGATCGGTTGCAGGCTGGTTTGGCTTCCGGCGGTTTGGACGGGTTGGTGTTGCTCGGGTCCAGTGCGGTGTCGTACGCGACGGGTGCGTTGACGCCGTCGATGGACGGTGACACAGCGGCGTTGTTCCGTGCGGTGGCGGTGGTGGTGGCGGGGGAGTCGGCGCCGCATCTGTTCACAATGTTCGCCGACGGGGCGCCTTCGGACGTCGTGGTTCATGGGCCGTTGTTTCCGGATCTTGACGACGGGGTGTTTGCGTCGGAGTTGGCTTCTCTGTTCGGTGCTGGGGCTCGGCTGGGGATTGACCACTTGTCGCACGCCATGTTTCGCGGTCTTCGCGGTTACGAGTGGGTGGACGCGTCGGGGGTGTTGGGTTCGGCGCGGGTGTTGAAGACGGTCGACGAGGTGGCGTGTATTCGGCACGCACAGTGGCTGAATGAGTTGGCGATGGAGGACGCATTGGCTGTGCTTCGGCCCGGTGTGCGCCAGGTCGACCTGAGTGCGGCGTTTCTGCGGCGGGTTTTCGAGCTGGGGGCGTCGGCGGGTGGGATCGACCCGATCTGGCAGGTGATGGCTCCATATCGTTCGGCGGGCCCGTGGACTGTGCATGGTGATCTGGCGTATCCGACGGTGACCTCGGACCGGTTTCTCCGGTACGGCGATGTGATCTGGGTGGACGCCGGGATCATGTACGAGGGTTATGCCTCGGACTACGGCCGGACGTGGGTGGTGGGGTCTGCGTTGAATGGGATGCAGCTTTCGCAATTTAGGCGGTGGCGGGGGGTGGTCGACGCGTGCCTGGACGTGTTGCGTCCTGGGGTTTCCGGTTTGGAGTTGTGCAAGGTGGCGGTGGCGGCCAATGACGGGGCGCGGCCGTGGATCGAGCACTTTTACCTGGCGCACGGGGTGGGGACCGACAGCGCGGAGATGCCGCTGATCGGGACGGACCTTGGTGAGGATTTCGACTCTCGTCTGGTGGTCGAGCCTGGGATGGTGATGGTGTTCGAGCCGGTGATCTGGGACGAGGGTTCCGCGGGGTATCGGGCGGAAGACATTGTGGCCGTGACGGATAACGGGTGGGTGAAGTTGAGCTGCTCGGACTATGCGCCGTATGGAGTTGTCGCATGA